The following nucleotide sequence is from Macrobrachium nipponense isolate FS-2020 chromosome 21, ASM1510439v2, whole genome shotgun sequence.
ATCAGTTCGGTTTCCTCTCATTTCTCACAGTATTTGATTGTCCGCAGGTCTGTATCTCCTGTTTTCATGGTATGCATAAAAAAGGCGACGCCGGCGTCAATGGCCTCTGATGATGAGATGCCGCACTGGCAAATGTATTGATGAATCTTTGCTTGTCTTTCCAGTGTTTCCACGTTATGCGGGATCATCCCTGGCACGGGGTTCCTATCCTGGGTGGTATGTGGGGTGGGTGCAATGACTGGCGACATGAAGAAGTTCTTGCTATAACTAAAACCATCTTCCGACTGGCTAAATCAACCCGTTCTGACCAAGGGGAAGTTGGTGTAAGTATGAATGAGAAGAATTGTAAATACTGTTTCTGGCAAGCATTAAGGCAAGTGTTAATTcctcattaattttttaattcactcattgatagattaaaaaaaaaaattaacgcagTTCCTGAAACTGAAGTTATTACAGATCTTACTCATACATTATCATTTTGTAATTTTACATTagttctggttttcatttaaacGACTTAATAATTTCACATGGAGTAGCTGTGCAAAAATCTTTAGATGTGTTTGAAAGGGTGTAGTATCCTCTGCTGGATCTCCTTAAAACTGGAGTATGGGGTACACATGATTCATCACTCATTTATTTGAACATTACATGAAACATCAAAGATTCTGCACAACCTTCTGAGGCTGcagatatattattgttataagcTCCATCTACGCTAGTAGATCTAGGCATTAATTGGTCATGGTGTCTCTAACATATTTCCAAACTTATGAACTTGCACAAGATACTTTTCTACCCCTAAAACTTCTGAGATTTTCCATTCAACCCAGGGATCtccttttccaaattttttttggaaacacTGCATCTCCAACGTTATACTTAGGAGTTCGCTGAGAgaacaatttctttgacaaaacTTCCAGAACTCTGTTTTTCTAGAATGGACCTTAACCAATTCAATGGTTACTTCAAAGGGATGACCAAACAATAGTTCAGCAGGTGACTTTCCAGTACTAGAATGTGAACTACTTCTATAATTGAACAAGAGTCTACAAAGCAAGTGTTTAAAGATCCCCACAGTTTGCTCAGCTTACCCATGTGACGAAGGGTTAAATGGTGCAGAAGTTATAAGACTAACaccatttttcttataaaaatacttAATCTCCTTTGAAACAAAATATGGAGCATTATCAGACACAATCTCATCTGGAATACCAAAATTAGAAAAGCTTTTCCTATGCAACTCAATAGTAACACTTGATGTTGTTGAGGAGGTAACATGGACATCCATAAACTTAGTATAAGCATCTACAATCACAAGAAGATACTTATTATCCACCAGTCCAGCATAATCTATATGCAATCTAGACCACGCTTTACCAGATGAAGGTCAAGAAGGAACAGGAGCTTGATTTGGATGGTAAATAGTATAACAAACATGACAACTCTTTGTAACCTCTGCAATATCTTGATCAATCTTTAGACACCAAACCTAATTCCTAGCTTCTGCTTTCATGacattaataccattaaaaaatcctcatagtagcacgagtcttcaaatggcgaaacaaatacacagttatgtaaatgaacattatttaaacttaaaacttcAAGGAtatctttcgggaatctgttcagttcctgaaagctatccttaaagtttgaaatttaaatgtatgtacatttacataactgtggatttgtttctccattaataCCATTATGACTGCTAGGTAACCGATCCAACACTTTACACCTCAATAGGGTGGGTATGACAATTCTGTTTCTATACAGTACTACATCATCGTATAAACTGAGATCAGCCTTCACGGTGCCATACTCAGACAATCCTGGATCCCCTTTAGACCAACCAAATTTAATacactgaaggattttatttaaaactTCATCCTTTCCAGTACATTTCTgtattcttaaaaagaaatattgtcaAAATCTACTGCTTCAAACTGCTCAATGTAGTCTGCAGGTGTATGAAACTCAGTATCATCCTTAATAGGTAATCCATTAAAGGCATCGGCAACTACATTCTCTCTGCCTGCCTTATAGACAAGGTCGAAAGCATACTGAGATAACAGCAAAGCCCAGTGCTGGGTACATGCATTGGCTTGGTATGGGATCTGACGTCCTTTACCCAATAAGTCAAGTAATGGTGTGTGGTTAGCCCTAGCTTCAAACTTTCTACCAAGTAAGAAATATCTAAATCtgtttaaaacaaaaactaatgcAAGACCTCCTCGATCTAGATCCGTTCAGCGGATGAAAGTATTTTACTCCCAAAATATACAGGAACCTCTTTTCCATCAACTTTCTGTAGCAAAACACCACCAACTCCCATGGGAGAAGCATCAACTTCTAAAATCAATGAACTTTCTCCTTCATAATTGCATAACAATGGACTTTCAGCCAAATTTTTCTTCACAGTTTCAAAAGCAGTTTGGAAGTTTACTCCATttggattttgtattttttttaacagatcatACAAGGGAGCACACTTAATAGAAAAATTATGAGCAAACTTACAGTAATAAGTAACTATACCAAGAAAACACTGAACTTCTGCAATAGAAGTGGGAGATGGAACATCTATTATAGCTTGGACCTTTTTGATAGTAGGACTAACACCTTCAGAAATATAACCCAAATATTCTAATAAAGATACCTTAACAACATTTTCTCTTATTAATCTAAATATTATGCTCTTGCAAAATATCTAAACCGTTATTAAATCTAAAATCACGCTCCCCTTCAGTTTCTCCACTGATAATTATGTCATCTAAATGGACACCAACACCATCAACATTTGATAACAAACAATTAATAAACCTTTGAAAAATATCAGGGGAAGAAGAAAGATCAAAAGGTAACCTTTTAAACTTAAACAACCCCTTATAGGTATTAATTACTAAGTATTTCTGTCTCTCTTCATCCACCGGTATTTGTAAGTAAGCATTTTTCAAATCCAAAGTgggaaatatttttcctttaccaaTCTCTATTAATAATTCGTCAGTCTTTGGTAATGGATACTGATCACAATCTATACATTGATTCAACTCCTTGAAATCATCACAAATGCGCACAGAGGTATCAGATTTCATAACAGTAACAATAGGAGCTGTCCATTCAGCTGAACTGACAGATTGAATTATATCATCATTAACCCAAGTCTGCAAAGCATCTACAACCATAGTCGTATAATGAAATAGAACAGTTTTGTGTTCTTTTTTAAATCAGGTACTGAAACACCTTTCACATGAATCTTAGCAACCAAACCAACAATTAGTTTCTTAGGGCCAACCTCATATTTATCAAACAAATCCTAAACATTTCTGTCAATCTTATTTACTTTAGATGAATTATCTATGCCTATCAAGTACATACCAATCTTACCCATCAGATCTTCACCGCTTaaatttgaatcattattttccaCTTCACAAAAAATCTGACCGACATTATGATCATTATAAGTAACATTTACAGAAACTTTGCTTAAAACATATGTTAACATTACTAAATGCCTTTAAATGTTTCTTACAATCTTCAGTAGGTAAACCTAAAGTGTGAGCCCAATCTTCACTGCAGTACAGAATCAACCTCAAAAGGAACAATATGGTCCCTAATTGTCACCTTAATTACATCCTTTACAGCATGAACAGTGGTGACTGAAAAAAGTTTATCTTCCCTGTCACTCAGAACAGTTACATCATCGATTGCTTTAACacttttcctctttttatgtACTTCAGATTTATAACCACTTTTCTGTACATCATTTTTACTACTACTTACAACAGCTGTACAAACTTGCAAGTGCCCTTATCTTTAAAACGACATTTCACACAATCATGAGGGTATTCACAGTATTTACAAGGAACAGATTTCTTAAAAAATGACTTCACCTGTTGTACAGGGAGTGACTTTTCATTAACAAAAGCTATCTCTAAATTAAAAACCCTTTCAAAAATTTGAGTAGAGATCATGgactttaaatataaattttagcaAGCTAATTTGTAAAATAAACTTCATGCTCTAAAGCCATAAACAACTGGTTTCTAAATCGAGCATCAAACCGTTGACCAAACTTGAAACTCACAGCCTTTTCCCAAAGATTTCAGGTCAGCATACAAATCTTTCAAACTCTCCACCTTTTTTTCTTCCTTGGTGGAGAGCAAGTAAACTTCTGTGGTAGCTAGGTTTACCATCATAATGTGCTTTAAGCAAACCTAACAATTTTTCCTGTGGCAAATCTGGTGCAAACACTTCAGTACCTAGAGACAccaaaaaaacattctttttaacactgtcagttatagatatataatcaaaATTTGCTTCCAGTAAACTCAACCACAATTCATAAGTAATTTTGGAGGGGTTAAAACCATTACTTTTAACTTGTGGAGTAGCCATATCCACTAACTTCAATGTCACCagcttattatttacatataaagcacaaggtaaatattcactaaaccaaTCTGTAGGCTACGTGCCAGTAATACAATCTGTAAGTCACTAAGtctaaaatattcactaaaccaaTCTGTAGGCCATGTGCCAGTAATACAGTCTGTAAGCCACTAGGCCTAATACCTTAATGTGACAAAACCTTCATAAGAAAAACAACATAACCAAATGTAGGCTACATGAACAATCAAAACCACAGTAGCTTTTACACATGTTGCTATCATAACCTGATGTAGGCCACATGACAACTCTAAAGACAAGTAAAACCACAAGCAAAACCACAGTTGCTTAAGCATACTGTATCCTAATAGGCTATGTAACTACAATACACCTCTATATAATCAAATCACAAAGCATTAGCCAATGCAAACCATTCATTTGTTGTGATGCCAAGGCATCCTCCATTTGTTGAAGCCGTCCTCTCAGCAATTGTCCAGATGAGCAAATCTTCAAAACAATGCTACCATACTGTTTTCCTCTTCCATCGGGTCCTTTTTACTTGTTGCCTCATTGCCAAGATGAGGAATGAATGATATATACAGCTACTTAAAGCTGGTTTAATGGAAGTCGTCTAGCTACATCTGGCCAGCCAAAGTGTGGATATCTCTCTCCCGGTCATGCTCAGATCCACAATAACCCACAATGCATTAGTACAACAGCAGAGCGTCGATATGTGcagtttacataatatatacaacacTCTTCCGAAGTGTGATTAACATTATTCCTCCAAAAATATTcagattttcatataattatacaGGGGCCAACTTTATTGAGCAAAGGGTCTTAGCCAACAATCAAGTCATCATTGGCCTCTTCAGTGTGGATAATAGCAACAGAACACCTGCGGTCAGGATTCCATTGATTAGATTTTTACTGTCTGTCAGAGCATCATGTTGTGAAATTATTAACTTTAATGGTTTGTGAAAACGTCCTCTTTCTGGGACTTGGGAGGAGGTGGTTGTAGaatcatattgttattattacttgctgttagcTTTTGATTACGACTCAACATTGTTATCTGGCCACTAATCTGCAGAAGTTGTCTGTAACACTCCAGAAATTAGGGAAAAATGTACTAGAAGTTTCTAAACTGGTTAGGTTCTGTTCTTGTGTAAACATTCGCAATGCTCATTATGAAGATTGCTCTTTTATTTCTAAACTGACAATGAAAAAATGTGCACTGATGCAACACTGAATGCCATTGGCCTCGTCTATCTTTCAGATGGTCAAACGCTAAGTTTCCAATACTATGTGATAAATAACACCCAATGATCCAAGCATTTGTCAGAAGTTGATGTCTTTATACATTGCGACTAGGAGAATTGGGCAAATCACATCTTAACATTGAATTATTAGGATGGAGTCTCACATTGTAGTACATACCCATGTTTATATGGATTTCCTTCGGTttcatatcttcattttttttaccatgttCAGATCTTTCAGTTGTGCTGAGTACAGTGAATGAAGAAGatattacagtttttttatgtaagttgTTGCATAATGCAGTAACAccaaaacttttatttaatttttttttctttgtggaagATTTATAAATTTCAATGACCCATGTGGGTTAGGGTAAGACAAGATTAGCTTGCTACGTTCATCTCTTGTGCTCTGATTAGAATGAAtccgtttctattttttttctgttatattgtCTGCAGTGTGAGTTTTCTGACCCAGTGTAGCCAATTCCTCTGTAAGCACGCGTGTTCATCCACATGGCTCTCCTGCAGATGAATCAACTTTCACATTGGAGAAAGCACCATACAGTCAACACAAGGTCAAGAAAAACACAGAATCTCAAGACGATGTTTTTGGCGAATATTTCCGACGAGGTTTTCGTCACGTAATTGATATTGCACTAGTCTAGTTATCAAAATGTCGTCCATTCAACTATGTATACCTATTCGAAACTCATGTGTTCTACATCTATATAGTTGTATTTTTGCCTCTGTGAAGAAACAGAGAGGCCCAGAGTTAATCCCTTTTTCCTACTTATGGCCCATATGGGTTTATGACTTTTGTGAATTTTGGATAAATAAATTAGTTGTATCCGCACCTGCACTTTTGCTTACATCTCACTCTCACACTGGTGACATTGGAGATGGCAGACCATGCAAGCGACCCCATGCCATCAGTGAGAACCTCGCCACTGCCTTCATCCAATTGCCGCCCTCCATGGCCTACCACCtagaaaaattgttttttagGATGGAGACAATGTTCATCGACGCAGAAAACAGCTGCCATCCTCGAATTCCTGCTGGACAATGTGTTTGAGCAGATAGCAGCATGGCTTGAGGAACTAGACACTCCAGTAACTTACAACATCCTTCCTCGAATTCCTGCTGGACAATGTGTTTGAGCAGATAGCAGCATGGCTTGAGGAACTAGAACACTCCAGTAACTTACAACATCCTGAAGGATGAATCGAAGTCATCCCTCAGCATGCTGCTAGCCCAGAGATAGAAAAAAGTTCCTGAACCAAGTGGGGACACTGATAGGTGACGAGAGGCCGTTGCAGGTGTATAAGCGGCTATGGCAACTCATCACCCAACCAGTCAGAAGTGGAGAAGCTGAGTCATCCTTGGACTTGGTGAAGGAAGTACTCCTCACCAAATTACCCATCCAGACAGTAACTGTGATGCTAAATGCCTCCACCATGCCCATAGAAGAATTTTTAGTCATAGTGGACGAGGTGCATATGGCACACAGACCCCTCACAGCCAGCATCAGCAGCATGTCGCACAGAGCAGTCACCTGACAGCGAAGGAGACAGCAATGAAGATGAACCATCCATGCCCTATTTACAATAAGCATTTTCCCAGACAAGAATATAAGGGAAACCAATTACAGAGGAACTGGAGATTTTGGGAAAAGTGAAAAAGTGCTACAAAGGCTGCATATTCTCAAAAACACACAGTAGTGTTGCACATGTGACCATCTAATACGAATGTGGGGGGTTGGGGTGACCAGATAGGTTGCCTTGTGGTCTTTCTTCCAGGTATGAGAGATAAACGGAGACATGCTCTGtcataaaagatgaaatatcCGACATGGAATTTTTGGTTGATACTGACAGCCTGCAGGTCATTCATCCCAGCATGACCAGGAGAATGGATAAACTGCAGCCAACCCCCCAACCAACAGGCGTCGACAACCATCGAAGCACCACTAACGATGTGCAGAAGTTGGTAGATGAATGTCAAATTCGACACACAAGACTACGGCAGGTCCTTCATTACGGCTGACATGACAATGGCATTATTAAGGGCAAATATCCTAACTGTGCTTAAGCTTCTAGTCATGAGAATCACAAAGAATTCATCTCCTCAACAGCCAAGCAGATGTACAACCACAATAGCAGCAGacaagaagaagcagaaaatatGGCCCATTGCACTAAATGTCCCATcaggagaaataagagaattgcTACACAAATACAAAGATGTATTTAAGGATGACTTTAAACATGACCTTATGAAACCAGTGAAGCACAGAATGAAACATTCAAAAAGAAGGTGCCCCAATCCACTAAAAATTTAGAATAATGGCTTCAGGGAAGCTAACCTACATGAAAAAAGTCTACAAAGAAATGGAAGAAGCTAGAAAGTGCCAGAAAGCCTCTGGCCCATCGGCGTCACACCTACACATGATGCCAAATACAAACGAAACATGGCGCCCCTGAGGAAATTACCAAAAAGTGAATGTCAAGACAAAGATTTACAGACAACCACTACCAAACATAGACATAACAAATGAAGTGAGTAGAGCAAGAATATTCACCAAAATCTATCTGCTGAAAGgatactttcatgtgccgatagCAAAAGGAGAcatagaaaaacaataataatcactCTGTTCAGACTTGCACATTTAATTACAACTGCTTCAGCCTCTGCAACTTGGAGGAAACATTCCAAAGACTAATGGAAAAGATATTTGGGGACCTTCCATTCTGTGTAATATATGTGGATGATATACTAATATCCAGCCCGAGCCTAAAACAGCATCTTAAGCATGTGAGAGAAGTGCTGAAAAGACCAGAAGAAAATGGGCTGATTGTGCGAGTGGGGAGAAAAAACAGTGAACTTTTTAGGACACAAAGTGAGCCAAGATGGCATAAAACACCACCCAAACCAACAACGGTGAAATCAGTACAAGAATTCTTAGgacttataaattattattactgattcATCCCAAATACAGTGATCCCCCTgcattcacgggggatgcgtaccagacccccgggAATGTTTAGaatccacgaatagttggaacccctataaaaaagctgaaaacggcctattttggtaggtgaaactcaagaaaaaagtgcattttatgatgaaattgataataaatccatgaatttctggatatttctcatagaaaaataccacgaataggcaaattttccacgaataatgggtagatgtggtccagagagaaatccgcaaatccgTGAGTCTGCAAATCTGGAGAATGCCAATTTGGAGGCCCACTGTATAGCTAAAATTATGAGCCCATCTATCAGTGtttgaaaggataaaaaaatttaaattgggGAAATGAACAAGGTGATGTATTTAAATTAGCAAAAGAAGCAATATCAAATGCAACAATACTAATATTTCTCTATATAACAAACAATGACAAGCAATGCAAGCAATATAGCGATGAGCACTGTCCTTGAGCAGGATACTGATAATGGTCACCACCCATTAGCTTTCTACAGCACGAAGCTAACAACCACAGAGCAGAGATCCTGGACATTCAACAGGGAAATTCATGCTTCAGGGACGAGAATTCGTGGTCCAGACGAAGTACCAACCCCTGGTGCATGCTTTCACGAAATCAGCAAATGTGTAGTCAGAGCATCAACAACGACAACTGTCAATGGTAGATAGAAATGCAAGATGGGCAGAAGCAATCCCAATTCGACAACAAACAGGATAAAGCTGAGTTAAAGCCCTTATTGACTGGGTCAGTAGGCACAACGTTCCCAAGATCATACATTACCAGTGACAGAGGGTTAGAACCAAAATAATGCATATTGCCACCTACAACTCCGAAGAAAACAGAATCATGGAGAGGCCGCACAGATTATTAAAAGCTTCTCTAACTGCCAGATGTCAGGGAGGCAGTTCGAGAAAAGAACTACCATTTACCCTGCTGGGATTGAGACCACCACATGAAGTGTTCAACGTATCCCTGACTGAAGTTCTGTATGACGAAGAATTGACATTACCAGCAGATGCCTCCCTAGAAAACAAAAGCCCGATAATGACATCTGAAATGAGAAAGGTGATAGAAAAACTGTTACTAGCAAGAACAATGTACCAATCAGACAGAAAAGTGTTTGTCCCCGGAGGGTTAATGAATGTAAACTACCCATTCATCTGGGTTGACACACACAAACCCTCCTCACCCTAGTATAATCTGGCCCACAAAGAATTCTTCAGTGGTGATCGAAAATGTTCCAAGCGCTGGTTGATTGAAGAACAACATTGTTTCAATCAACCTGTTGAAACCAGCCTATATACTGGATACCAGCCTACAGTTGTGGGTTTTTTCTGGGGTTGGGGAAGGGAAGCATTGTACGTGCATGGCTTTCCCACATATGAATCAACTCTTACCTCGGAGAAGCACCATGTGGCCAACAGGAGGTcaggagaaaacaaaatttcaagatAATGTTTTCGGCAAATATTTCAGATGACGCTATTGTCACCTTATTGATATCGTATCAATCTATGTACTAAAGTATCATTCATTCAACTATGCATACTTATTCAATACTCATGTGGTCTATATCTGCATAGTTGTAGTTTTGCCTCTGTGAAGAAACAGAGAGGCCTAGAGTTAATTCTCTTTTCCTACCTGGCAAAGGTTGGGACTACTTTATGGCCTGCAAAGATTTATGGCTAAAGTGAATTATGAATTAATAAATCTTTTGTATCCTGACGTGCACTTTCCCTTACATCTACACTCTCACACcttcattataaaaagaaatccaGTGAGAGTCAAAAAGTGATTCAGTTGTTTGGTTGAACtgtttaattgataataaaaatcataataattaatatattgagAATCAGTCCCAggtttgattgattttttattttcagaaacatTTATACCATTTGGTGAAAGAGAATGGTACCATACATGACTCTTACACTTGCGGCTCGTTTCGGGGCTCCAAACCTTTCCCAACACAGAGGTTTGGTGATACTTCATTGGCCAGAAGTCACTTATGAAATCTTTCCGAAGGCGTGATCTGAAGCAATGTCCTGCAAAGTGTCGACCTAAAAATCATCCTGATTGGCTATACTGCTGAACATTCACTGCCATATTGTTTGATAAGTTGGAATGTGCTATGATTTTGTTTGATATAATCTTCTTTCAGTACTAAAGATTATAGATATTAAACACATCTTTtatgtatattgttttatttaactTATTCCTATTCTTCTCTCTTCCACACTGGGATGTCCTCCTCTCCTAATCTGTTTTTTTGTCCATATCACTAATAGAATGCCTCAGTAATCTTGCATATAACAAATCCACCATTCGTTTTCAGCTCATTTAGTCTCTCAATGTTTTAAGCACTTGATTTActgaattatttataatatacgtaATGTGGTGCTAGTTCAGGCACTGGCGAAGGGTAGTATACTTAACATGTTTTGTCTATTCTCTGATGTTTATTTGCTTCAAGCCTGTTAGAATGCAGAGGTTGATGGGGAAGGTAATCAGTGTCCTTATCTAGATGAGGCCGGAATCGGAAGAAAATGGATGCATTGAAGAGCTGGTAGAAGAGGCTAATAAGTTGAGAGGACACAAATGGAGTGAAATATTAACAAAGTATTTAAAGCAAGCTGCCATGgaccttaaaaacaataaagaaatcatTATAAACAAAACAGTATGTGGTAATGTATAAACAAGAATACAAAGTGAAGATGGCCATAATCATAATCACCCTGTACTTATAATGTAACGATTAAATACACACTGAAATCAGCACTGGAATTCATAGACATCCTGAGAACTAAAAATACAACAAGAGAAATTCCATGGAAGCGTGTTGATAGTTTGTTTACTAACGTGCCAGTAGATATCGCTGTAAAATAACCCTAAATGACATGTATCACTCGCAAGTAACCACATCCCAAATCCAAGGAAAGACTATAAGGAATATGCTTAATGCATGCACAAAAGACAGATCGTTTTACTCCCACAAAAGTGAACTATTTTACCCAGTAGATGGTGCCGCAATGGGTCCCCCCTAGGCATCCTTATATCAAACACATACATGTCCAATTTGAGGACACCATATTCGTAAGTATGAAAAACCAGAAATCTATACAACATACAGTGATGACATTTTCATggtgatgaaaaacaaaaagatgCACAGACACTGATAAACAACATTTGCATGGACCAAAAACTACCATTCTTTGAAGTATTAGTGAACACAGGCACAGGAAAATATGACATGGACACATGTGACTAATGACAGAGGATGTTTTAATGGGAGAGGCAAGTGCCCAGAGGAATATAAACAGTAGGTAGTCAGTTTATATGTGCGTCTGGCCTTCACTCACTGCCCCACGTGGATAACTACAAATGCAGAGGTAGGCAGAATACAACAGCCACTCACAAACAATGGATTTGAAGAGAAAATTATACCATCAGAAATACAAAAGTTTTTTGCCATTTCtatcaacacaacaacaaaacagaaCAACCCAACATGGAGATAGGAAAGTAATTAACAACATTCTACCAGAGCAATTTCAACAACGAACATGTCACGAATTATTCGGCGATAGTATTTACAGCGTATAGACCTATGTGAgaaccagagattaagacaggtagctgggtactgatgatttattcaCAGACGAACTCTGTGACAGTAGATTTATGTgttcttacaaacatacatttaaagataataaggtgtacaaataatggaattacatgtgCTATACATTGGTGGAAAGGCACCAGAATGCTCTATAGAATGGTAAAAGGAACaatgcgacttgatgattggatacaataaaaaatagggaaaagcattgtccttacacctaCCTTAGGGGTCAGCTTCCAGCCCATACACAAAGGCAATGGAATGAGTTACATCTgagttttacaattttattataaaaatagattcCTAACTCATGGCTACATACTAAATAACAAGTGAATGGCACATGGGGGCTTTTCCACCCTGATATGCAATAGCTACACACACGTGACCATGCAGTCACTAAGCAAAACAcagaaaaacaataatttaacTAAGGCAATTTTGATATCATACTGAGATTGAGATCATCACTGAACAACTACTGAACTAATCCCTAACTGattgaagaataaaaaggaaCCAAATCACAACCACCTCATGGTGGAGGCTGTAATATAGGCTCAGGAAACAGGAGCTATTGCATGCATGTCAGCTTCAGATGGTGTCTCTATCAGGAAGGGCAATGTGTGCTGCTCTCGGATGGTAGCTCACTGACCTGTTAGTCATTAACCTCATTTTACAACTCTTTACTGTTATCTTAATTACTTTTAATTGTGGAAAATTTTAACTGATCAAAATATCCAGAAATGCTCTCAGTGACTCGGTGGAGATGATTCAATATAAATCATAGAATGTAACGTAGCAACAGAGAGAACCATTG
It contains:
- the LOC135198197 gene encoding uncharacterized protein LOC135198197 isoform X2 yields the protein MQTDNQENHLRYLVLGNVTNSTGRAWRFGPLGDKFVDRFIIRDTDSPIFQREVDAVQEWILDGTCFHVMRDHPWHGVPILGGMWGGCNDWRHEEVLAITKTIFRLAKSTRSDQGEVGKHLYHLVKENGTIHDSYTCGSFRGSKPFPTQRFGDTSLARSHL
- the LOC135198197 gene encoding uncharacterized protein LOC135198197 isoform X1, which translates into the protein MADSKAPMVLCTKEDRKSRHRCNNCGNSVSLPHKSSLWTALNKKILGNVTNSTGRAWRFGPLGDKFVDRFIIRDTDSPIFQREVDAVQEWILDGTCFHVMRDHPWHGVPILGGMWGGCNDWRHEEVLAITKTIFRLAKSTRSDQGEVGKHLYHLVKENGTIHDSYTCGSFRGSKPFPTQRFGDTSLARSHL